Proteins from one Bacteroides zhangwenhongii genomic window:
- a CDS encoding biotin--[acetyl-CoA-carboxylase] ligase — protein MTPSPEIFPVPLIHISETNSTNNYLQTLCAQQKVEELTTVVADFQTSGRGQRGNSWESEPLKNLLFSFVLFPDFLEARCQFLISQIISLAIKEELSTYTEDISIKWPNDIYWKEKKICGILIENDLMGRNICQSIAGIGININQEKFYSPAPNPVSLYQITGKRHDVFEILKNIMIRVQSYYAKLQKGDITRITNQYEKSLFRKEGMHRYKDVDGEFLARIICVEPEGKLILEDEKQVRRAYMFKEVEYLLR, from the coding sequence ATGACGCCCTCCCCTGAAATATTCCCCGTTCCATTGATTCATATCAGTGAAACGAATTCGACTAATAACTACCTGCAAACTCTTTGTGCCCAACAAAAAGTAGAGGAGTTGACGACCGTAGTTGCCGACTTTCAGACATCCGGACGAGGGCAACGTGGGAACTCTTGGGAATCGGAACCGCTCAAGAACCTCCTTTTCAGTTTTGTGCTTTTCCCTGATTTTTTGGAAGCGCGCTGCCAGTTTCTTATTTCGCAGATTATATCTTTGGCTATTAAGGAAGAGTTAAGTACTTATACTGAGGACATTTCTATCAAATGGCCGAACGATATTTATTGGAAAGAGAAAAAGATTTGTGGAATATTAATCGAAAACGATTTGATGGGACGGAACATCTGTCAAAGCATTGCAGGAATCGGAATCAATATTAACCAAGAAAAATTCTACAGCCCGGCTCCCAATCCCGTTTCACTATATCAAATCACCGGAAAACGCCATGATGTCTTTGAGATATTAAAGAATATCATGATCCGCGTTCAGTCTTATTATGCCAAACTTCAAAAGGGAGATATAACACGGATAACCAACCAATATGAAAAATCGCTTTTCAGAAAAGAAGGAATGCACCGATATAAAGATGTTGACGGTGAATTTCTGGCACGAATTATTTGTGTTGAGCCGGAAGGTAAGTTAATCTTAGAAGACGAAAAACAGGTCCGAAGGGCTTATATGTTTAAGGAAGTGGAATATTTATTGAGATAA
- a CDS encoding YraN family protein, whose product MAKHNELGKAGENAAVTYLEQQGYIIRDRNWRKGHFELDIVATKEQELIVVEVKTRSNTQFAEPEDAVDIPKIKRTVRATDTYMRLFQIDVPVRFDIITVVGEDRNFKIEHIKEAFYPPLF is encoded by the coding sequence AATTAGGAAAAGCCGGAGAAAATGCCGCAGTAACCTATCTGGAGCAACAAGGTTACATTATTCGTGACCGGAACTGGAGAAAAGGACATTTTGAACTGGATATTGTGGCTACCAAAGAGCAGGAATTAATTGTAGTGGAGGTAAAGACCCGCAGCAATACTCAATTTGCCGAACCGGAGGACGCCGTTGACATCCCTAAAATAAAACGTACCGTACGCGCTACGGATACCTATATGAGGCTATTTCAAATCGATGTACCTGTAAGATTCGATATCATTACAGTAGTGGGTGAAGACAGAAACTTCAAGATCGAGCATATCAAAGAGGCGTTTTATCCTCCTTTATTTTAA
- a CDS encoding MmcQ/YjbR family DNA-binding protein, whose product MNVETAREYSLSKKATTEDMPFGDDFLTIRVMGKMFLCISFNTPDRITMKCDPDYAIELRDHYNGVEGAWHFNKKYWNQVFLDRDLDDKLIKQLIDHSYDEVIKKFPKKLRTEYDALP is encoded by the coding sequence ATGAATGTTGAAACAGCCAGAGAATACAGCCTCAGCAAAAAAGCCACTACGGAAGATATGCCTTTCGGTGATGATTTCCTGACAATCAGAGTCATGGGAAAAATGTTTTTATGTATTAGTTTCAATACACCTGACAGGATTACGATGAAATGCGATCCAGACTACGCCATCGAATTGCGGGACCATTACAATGGCGTAGAAGGTGCTTGGCATTTTAACAAGAAATATTGGAACCAAGTATTCCTTGACCGCGACCTAGATGATAAACTGATAAAACAATTGATCGACCACTCCTATGATGAAGTCATCAAGAAGTTCCCTAAAAAACTACGTACAGAATATGACGCCCTCCCCTGA